In Littorina saxatilis isolate snail1 unplaced genomic scaffold, US_GU_Lsax_2.0 scaffold_1966, whole genome shotgun sequence, a single genomic region encodes these proteins:
- the LOC138955368 gene encoding alpha-actinin-4-like, whose product MSVTNRLWLLWLQAGLRMVELFEDLRDGHNLISLLEVLAHDILPRERGHMRFHKIQNVQIALDFLRLKGIRLVNIRSDEIVDGNPKLTLGLVWTIILHFQVGRRGRLFVCLSDLDVRLFVSEQARVFV is encoded by the exons ATGTCCGTGACTAATCGGTTGTGGTTGCTATGGTTACAGGCGGGGCTGCGGATGGTGGAACTGTTTGAGGACCTCCGGGATGGACACAACCTCATCTCTCTGCTCGAGGTCCTCGCACACGACATACTG CCGAGAGAGCGAGGCCACATGAGGTTCCACAAGATACAGAACGTACAGATCGCCCTGGACTTCCTCAGACTAAAAGGG ATACGATTGGTCAACATCCGCTCTGACGAGATCGTGGACGGGAACCCCAAGCTAACCCTAGGTCTCGTCTGGACCATCATCCTGCACTTCCAGGTAGGACGGCGTGGccgcttgtttgtttgtctgtctgatttggatgtccgtttgtttgtgtcAGAGCAAGCGCGTGTGTTTGTCTGA